The Deltaproteobacteria bacterium genome contains the following window.
CGGTTGTCCTCATCGAAACCCTGATCAACGGCCTGCAGGCCCTTTCTTTTTCAGCGAGCCAGGCCCTGGAAGAGGAAAAAGGTGGGGAAAAGGAAGAAGGGAAATTGGGCTCATGGACGCTGGGCCTGGTCATGGCTGCGGCTTTTGGGATCGGGGTCCTCTTTTTCATCGTCCTTCCCCACTACCTAACGGGATTCTTAGGCCATTTCTTCCACCAGGATCTTGGGGTCGAGAGCCTTTATTTCCATCTGATCGATGGGGTCATCAAGGTGCTTTTTTTAATCGGCTATATCTATCTGATCTCTTTCATGAAGGACATCCAAAGAATTTTCCAGTACCACGGGGCAGAGCATAAGTGTATCTATACTTACGAGGCCGGGGAGGAATTAACGGTGAGCAACGCCCGGAAGTATTCCACTCTCCACCCCCGTTGTGGCACAGCCTTTCTGCTCGTCGTATTTCTCATCAGTATTGTCCTGTTCTCCGTCATCTTTCCTTTTCTGCCCAAGTTTCCAACTTTGGGTAAGGGGTTGACCAATCTGATTTACATCGGTATTAAGCTTCCCCTAATCTTTCCCATCGCCGGTTTGGCCTATGAAGTGATCAAACTCAGTGGAAAAAAGCCGGACCATCCTGCTTTAAAAATCATCATTGCTCCAGGCCTGTGGCTGCAGCGGATGACCACCAAGCCCCCCACGGATGATCAAATCGAAATTGCCCTGCGGGCCCTTAAGGGTGCTCTGAGGCTGGAATCCGGGCAGAAAGCGGTTCTGTAATTTTAATAAAAACATATTGGACGCAGATGAACGCAGATTTTCAGGATTTTAAATATGCAATAGCCTTAAAGCAATTTCTGTTTTGCTGTTTTGTATTTTTATCTGCGGGTATCGGCGAAAATCTGCGTCCCAAGTAATGGCAGACATGTTCCAAAAACTGGATGAAGTTGAGAATCGTTATGAGGAGTTGGAAAAGCTCCTCACCGACCCCAAAGTTTTGGGGAACCCCAAAGAGATGCAGAAACTGGCCCGGGAAAGGGCCGGGATCTCCAAACTCGTGGAAACCTACCGCGCTTACAAAAAGGTCGAGGAAGAAATCAAGGAAAGCCATAACCTGCTTACGGAATCCGATGAAGAAATGAGGGAACTGGCCAAAGCAGAACTGCATTCTTTAAAAGAACGGCAGGCGGCCTTGGAGGAAGAAATCAAGACTCTCCTTTTGCCCCAGGACCCGAGAGACGACAAGAACATTTTTTTGGAAATTCGGGCCGGGACCGGCGGAGAAGAAGCGGCCCTCTTCGCCGCCGATCTATTTCGTATGTATGCCAAATTCGCCGAGATGAATCGCTGGCGGGTAGAGGTGATGAGTCAGAATCCTACAGGATTGGGGGGTTTTAAGGAGATCATCGCCCTCATTGAAGGGAAAAAGGTTTACAGCCGTTTGAAATATGAGAGCGGTGTCCATCGGGTCCAACGCGTTCCCGTAACCGAATCATCGGGGCGGATTCATACTTCCGCGGTCACCGTGGCCGTCTTGCCTGAGGCCGATGAAGTGGAAGTGGAGATCAATCCCAACGATCTGCGCATCGATGTCTATCGTTCTTCAGGACCCGGAGGGCAGAGTGTCAACACCACAGACTCAGCCGTGCGGGTCACTCACATCCCCACCGGCCTGGTGGTGACCTGCCAGGATGAGAAATCCCAGCATAAAAACAAGGCCAAAGCCCTGAAGGTGCTGCGGGCCCGCCTGCTCGACCAGTTGATGGAGGAGCAGCACAACGAAATATCTGAAGACCGGAAAAGCCAAGTGGGCAGCGGGGATCGTAGTGAACGCGTGCGTACGTATAACTTTCCACAGAATCGGATTACAGACCATCGCCTAGGCCTCACCTTGCACCGTTTAGACAGCGTCCTTGAAGGGGACTTAGCTGAAGTGGTAGATGTCCTAAATGCCCATTTTCAGGCCGAGGCCCTGAAATCTCGGTAATTAAGAAGGAAGGGCCATTGCCCCAGGACACTTGGACGATCCTCAAATTGATCCGCTGGACCGATGAAAGATTCAAGAAGGAAGGTTTAACCAGCCCCCGCCTCGATGCCGAGGTTCTTCTGGCTGAATCACTGGGGATGGACCGGGTAGGGCTTTATACCCATTTCGATCAGCCGCTCCAGCCCAGGGAGCTGACCCGATTCAAAAAGCGGATCCAGAGGAGGCTGGCGCGTGAGCCTTTGGCCTACATCGTCGGCAAACGCGAATTCTGGTCGCTAACTTTTAAAGTCACTGCGGACGTTCTTATTCCCCGTCCGGAGACCGAAGTATTGGTTGCGGAAGCCCTGCAAGTATTGGTCGACGCGAAACGACCAACGCGGAGTTGGCGCATTTTAGAGATCGGTACGGGCAGCGGCGCCGTCAGTATCGCCCTGGCGAAGGAGCTCCCGTTGGCCTCGTTGGTGGCCACGGATCTTTCGGGAAAGGCCCTCGCCATTGCTCGCGAAAATGCCTTAGGGAATGGAGTCCAAGAACGCATTCAATTTTTACAAGGAGATCTGTTTGCTCCTTTGGAAGAAGGGAGTCAATTTGAACTTATCCTTTCCAACCCCCCGTATGTTCCCCGGAGTCATTTTGCTTCTCTGGCGCCAGAGGTGCGCGATTTTGAGCCCCGAGTAGCACTGGACGGGGGAAAAGACGGTTTGGCTTTCTTTCGTCGAGCTCTGCCGAGAGTGGGAGAGTTTCTCCAGCCAGAAGGCTGGTTCCTGGCCGAGATCGGCGCAGGGCAAGATCCGGAAGTTCGAAAGATTGCCGCAGAAAATCCGGATCTCGATGCCTTCGATTTTATCCCAGATCTGGCTGGGATCAAAAGAGTATTTAAGGCCCGAAAAAGGTGAGTCGCGGTTAAAAAAATATTTGGGGACGCAGGGGAACGCAGAGTTCCGCTAAGCGCTTAGCGCTATGCGCATAGCGTTTTAAATTTTTGCAATCTGCGTCCCTAACTATTATTGGAGTTGGAGCTATGGAAAAGATGATCATCGAAGGAGGCTATCGCCTGGTAGGGCAGATTCCCATCAGCGGGGCGAAGAATGCTGCCCTCCCGCTTTTCGCGGCCTCTCTTTTGGTGGAAGGGTGGAATACCCTGCAAAACGTACCGGCCTTGACCGACATTCGGACCATTGCCAGACTTCTTCGGCAGATGGGCGTCAAGATCGAAGGAGAAAGTGGGACGGTACGATTGAATGCAGCCGGGGTTCATTCCTACGAGGCACCCTACAATCTGGTTAAAACCATGCGGGCTTCGGTGCTGGTCCTGGGTCCCTTGGTGGCCAAATGGAAGCGTGCCCGCGTCTCTCTTCCCGGAGGATGTGCCATCGGTGCCCGGCCTATTAATCTGCACCTCAAAGGCCTCGAAGCTCTGGGAGCAAAAGTCGAGTTGAAACATGGATACGTGGAAGCCCGGGCCGACCGCCTGAAGGGGGCCAAAATCTATTTTGACCTTTCCACGGTGACCGGAACAGAAAATATTATGATGGCTGCGACCCTGGCTGAAGGAAGGACCGTTTTAGAAAATGCGGCCAGCGAACCCGAAGTGGTAGATCTGGCCAATTTTTTGAATAAAATGGGGGCCAAGATTCAGGGGATCGGAACCGATGTGGTGATCATTGACGGGGTGGAAGAGTTAAAGCCGATGGAGCACGCCATCATGGCCGATCGCATCGAAGCCGGCACTCTTATGGTGGCGGTTGGAATGACGCAAGGCAACGTGAAACTCCTGAACTGTGATCTCACCCAGATGGAGGCCGTGGTGGCCAAACTGCGAGAAGCAGGGCTGGAAATTTTTCCCGAAGGAGATGGCGTGAAAGTCATCGGGCCGGTTAATATTAAGGCGGTGGATGTCAAAACCCTGCCCTATCCGGGATTTCCGACGGATATGCAAGCTCAGATCATGGCCTTAATGTGCTTGGCCAGTGGGCTATCCGTCATCACGGAGGCCGTTTTTGAGAATCGTTTCATGCATGTGAGTGAATTGAGGCGGATGGGGGCAGAGATCCGGGTGGAGGGTCCGAATGCGATTGTCCGCGGTCGGGCCAGTCTCACCGGCGCCCCCGTGATGGCTACAGACTTGCGGGCCAGTGCCTCTTTGGTTTTGGCTGGCTTAGCCGCCGAAGGGACAACGGAGGTCTCCCGCATTTACCATCTGGACCGAGGATATGAAAAGCTTGACCAGAAGTTAACCAAGCTGGGAGCGAAAATCAGCCGGGTAAAGGAATAACCCCATGAGAGTCCTCATTTCTGGAGAGATAGGTTTTGCGAAATTTTTAAAAAAGTTGTCCCACAGGGGAGAGGCCGAATTGGCCAAGGTAGAAGTGCAGGTCCGCGACATTTTGGAGCAGGTCAAAAAACAAGGGGATCAGGCTCTCCTCAGACTCACCAGGATATATGATGGTTGGAAGGCTTCGTCGAAGACTCTGCGCGTCTCCAGGGGGGAAATCCAAGCCGCGCTGAAAGCGTTGAGCCGGGAAGAAAAAAAAGTCCTGGAATTTGCAGCGGCCCGGATCGAAAGATTCCACTCCCTGCAAGATCGTCGATCCTGGTCTTTTGCCGAAGAAGACGGGACCATCCTCGGGCAAATTGTGCGCCCAGTTGAGACCGTTGGTATCTACGTTCCCGGAGGAAAAGCGGCCTACCCTTCCAGCGTGTTGATGAATGCCATCCCGGCAAAGGTGGCCGGAGTTTCCAGCATCATCATGGCCAGCCCCACCCCCCAGGGTCATATAAACCCTGCTGTCCTGGTGGCAGCGCAGATTGCCGGGGTCGATGCCGTCTTTAAGATCGGAGGTGCTCAAGCGATCGGGGCGATGGCCTTTGGCACTAAAAGCATCCCCAAAGTGGACAAGATTGTCGGACCGGGCAATATTTACGTCGCCGCGGCGAAACGGTTGGTATTCGGGGAAGTGGCCATCGATGCCATCGCCGGGCCCAGTGAGATTCTGATCATAGCCGATGGCAGCGGCGATCCATCATTTTTAGCGGCTGACCTCATCTCCCAGGCCGAGCATGATGAGCAGGCCTCTGCTGTCCTGCTATGCCTCTCCCGAAGCTTCGCCGAAAAGGTCCAGAAAGAAGTCATCCAGCAAATTTCCGTATTGCCCCGCCGGAAAATTGCCGAACCTTCTCTAAGAAATTGGGGGGCAATCCTCATCGTAAAAAATCTTTCTGCGGCAGTTAAAATTGCCAATGACCTGGCCCCGGAACACCTGGAGCTGGCTGTGGCCGACCCCTTCGGCCTCTTGCCCAAGATCGAAAATGCGGGGGCCATCTTCCTGGGCCATATTTCTCCGGAAGCCATTGGGGATTATGTTGCCGGCCCCAACCATGTGTTGCCCACAGGGGGAACGGCCCGCTTTTCTTCCCCCCTGGGAGTTTATGATTTCCTCAAGCGATCGAGCCTGATCTGCCTTTCACCGGAGGGCCTGAAAAAACTTTCCCCGCCGGGTATGCATCTGGCCGCAATGGAAAACCTGGAAGGGCACCGTAGATCAATCGAGGTGCGCAAAAAATCCGTTGATTCTTCCGGACCATTTGATTAGACTTCTATTGCGCTTTATCCCCCCTAATCCATAATCCAGAGGGTAACCATGCCAGAAAAAAAACGAAACCCCCCAAATCCCCCACTCGCCCCCCTTTTAAAAAGGGGGGTTGGGGGGATTTAAATTTAAAAGCAGAAAGGACAAAGCCATGGAAGAGAAAAAAGTGCAGCCCAAAAAGCTTTCGTTGAGCAATACCAAACAGGAAATGATGGAGGCTTACCACTCGCTTTTGAAACAGATGGACGAAAGGAAAGAAGCCGAACTGAAACCGGAGAAGAAAATCGAGGAGAAAAAAGCGAGAGAAGTTGTTCAGGTGGCCGACGCCCTGTCTTCGGAAGGAGTCGTCAAGGAGATCAGTACCCTGAAGATCGAGACGGGCAAGATGCTCACCCAGATTGGAGATAAACTGGAGGAAGAGGTCAACAAGTT
Protein-coding sequences here:
- a CDS encoding DUF1385 domain-containing protein, with the translated sequence MAKISVGGQAVIEGVMMRAPNALAIAVRKPSGEVVVKEDVWRSLAQRVKFLKWPLIRGSVVLIETLINGLQALSFSASQALEEEKGGEKEEGKLGSWTLGLVMAAAFGIGVLFFIVLPHYLTGFLGHFFHQDLGVESLYFHLIDGVIKVLFLIGYIYLISFMKDIQRIFQYHGAEHKCIYTYEAGEELTVSNARKYSTLHPRCGTAFLLVVFLISIVLFSVIFPFLPKFPTLGKGLTNLIYIGIKLPLIFPIAGLAYEVIKLSGKKPDHPALKIIIAPGLWLQRMTTKPPTDDQIEIALRALKGALRLESGQKAVL
- the prfA gene encoding peptide chain release factor 1; translated protein: MFQKLDEVENRYEELEKLLTDPKVLGNPKEMQKLARERAGISKLVETYRAYKKVEEEIKESHNLLTESDEEMRELAKAELHSLKERQAALEEEIKTLLLPQDPRDDKNIFLEIRAGTGGEEAALFAADLFRMYAKFAEMNRWRVEVMSQNPTGLGGFKEIIALIEGKKVYSRLKYESGVHRVQRVPVTESSGRIHTSAVTVAVLPEADEVEVEINPNDLRIDVYRSSGPGGQSVNTTDSAVRVTHIPTGLVVTCQDEKSQHKNKAKALKVLRARLLDQLMEEQHNEISEDRKSQVGSGDRSERVRTYNFPQNRITDHRLGLTLHRLDSVLEGDLAEVVDVLNAHFQAEALKSR
- the prmC gene encoding peptide chain release factor N(5)-glutamine methyltransferase, which encodes MPQDTWTILKLIRWTDERFKKEGLTSPRLDAEVLLAESLGMDRVGLYTHFDQPLQPRELTRFKKRIQRRLAREPLAYIVGKREFWSLTFKVTADVLIPRPETEVLVAEALQVLVDAKRPTRSWRILEIGTGSGAVSIALAKELPLASLVATDLSGKALAIARENALGNGVQERIQFLQGDLFAPLEEGSQFELILSNPPYVPRSHFASLAPEVRDFEPRVALDGGKDGLAFFRRALPRVGEFLQPEGWFLAEIGAGQDPEVRKIAAENPDLDAFDFIPDLAGIKRVFKARKR
- the murA gene encoding UDP-N-acetylglucosamine 1-carboxyvinyltransferase, which encodes MEKMIIEGGYRLVGQIPISGAKNAALPLFAASLLVEGWNTLQNVPALTDIRTIARLLRQMGVKIEGESGTVRLNAAGVHSYEAPYNLVKTMRASVLVLGPLVAKWKRARVSLPGGCAIGARPINLHLKGLEALGAKVELKHGYVEARADRLKGAKIYFDLSTVTGTENIMMAATLAEGRTVLENAASEPEVVDLANFLNKMGAKIQGIGTDVVIIDGVEELKPMEHAIMADRIEAGTLMVAVGMTQGNVKLLNCDLTQMEAVVAKLREAGLEIFPEGDGVKVIGPVNIKAVDVKTLPYPGFPTDMQAQIMALMCLASGLSVITEAVFENRFMHVSELRRMGAEIRVEGPNAIVRGRASLTGAPVMATDLRASASLVLAGLAAEGTTEVSRIYHLDRGYEKLDQKLTKLGAKISRVKE
- the hisD gene encoding histidinol dehydrogenase; translation: MRVLISGEIGFAKFLKKLSHRGEAELAKVEVQVRDILEQVKKQGDQALLRLTRIYDGWKASSKTLRVSRGEIQAALKALSREEKKVLEFAAARIERFHSLQDRRSWSFAEEDGTILGQIVRPVETVGIYVPGGKAAYPSSVLMNAIPAKVAGVSSIIMASPTPQGHINPAVLVAAQIAGVDAVFKIGGAQAIGAMAFGTKSIPKVDKIVGPGNIYVAAAKRLVFGEVAIDAIAGPSEILIIADGSGDPSFLAADLISQAEHDEQASAVLLCLSRSFAEKVQKEVIQQISVLPRRKIAEPSLRNWGAILIVKNLSAAVKIANDLAPEHLELAVADPFGLLPKIENAGAIFLGHISPEAIGDYVAGPNHVLPTGGTARFSSPLGVYDFLKRSSLICLSPEGLKKLSPPGMHLAAMENLEGHRRSIEVRKKSVDSSGPFD